Proteins encoded within one genomic window of Mycolicibacterium aubagnense:
- a CDS encoding DUF3887 domain-containing protein: MWRGEQSKHQGRNTWAAAITALGIGAGAALGVAPTAMAADAPDQVAMTAIDDIAAGNYAAVTARFDPELQKRLSPKSLQQAWDGYQRTFGAFQSHGGPEDTARGDLTVVNVPLQMDRMPGQFRVKIHPDGTIAGVYFLREGVPVP, encoded by the coding sequence ATGTGGCGGGGAGAACAGTCCAAGCATCAGGGCCGGAACACATGGGCGGCCGCGATCACCGCGCTCGGGATCGGCGCGGGCGCCGCACTCGGCGTGGCACCAACCGCGATGGCGGCCGACGCACCTGACCAGGTGGCGATGACGGCGATCGACGACATCGCGGCGGGCAACTACGCCGCCGTCACCGCCCGTTTCGACCCTGAGTTGCAGAAACGCTTGTCCCCCAAGTCATTACAGCAGGCATGGGACGGCTACCAGCGGACGTTCGGGGCGTTCCAGTCCCACGGCGGCCCCGAGGACACGGCCCGTGGCGACCTGACGGTGGTCAATGTCCCGCTCCAGATGGATCGCATGCCCGGCCAGTTCCGGGTCAAGATTCACCCCGACGGCACCATCGCCGGCGTCTACTTCCTGCGGGAAGGCGTGCCCGTCCCCTGA